From the genome of Populus alba chromosome 10, ASM523922v2, whole genome shotgun sequence, one region includes:
- the LOC118046470 gene encoding probable xyloglucan endotransglucosylase/hydrolase protein 28, with the protein MACSYLGPCFLLICSSLAPFVSGSQIQRTSLPIISFDEGYTQLFGDDNLVMYRDGKRVHLSLDERTGSGFVSQDLYLHGYFSASIKLPADYTAGVVVAFYMSNGDIFEKNHDEIDFEFLGNIRGKDWRIQTNIYGNGSTSAGREERYSLWFDPSDDFHQYSILWTNSQIIFYVDSIPIREVKRTESMGGDFPSKPMSLYATIWDGSDWATNGGKYRVNYKYAPYVAEFSDLVLHGCAVDPVEQFPRCDNTESSQAIPTGVTPVQRIKMESFRAKFMTYSYCYDRVRYRAPPSECVINAKEADRLKSYDPVTFGGGRRHHGKRHHRSRSSHAEVISI; encoded by the exons atggCGTGCTCTTATCTTGGTCCTTGTTTTCTCTTAATTTGCTCTTCTCTTGCGCCTTTTGTTTCTGGGTCTCAAATTCAAAGAACTTCATTGCCTATTATATCCTTTGATGAAGGATACACCCAACTTTTTGGGGATGATAATCTGGTCATGTACAGAGATGGAAAGAGAGTCCATTTATCTCTAGATGAGAGGACAG GGTCCGGGTTTGTTTCTCAGGACTTATACCTACATGGATACTTCAGTGCTTCTATCAAGTTGCCAGCAGATTATACTGCTGgagttgtggttgctttttat ATGTCGAATGGTGACATATTCGAGAAGAACCATGATGAAATTGACTTCGAGTTCTTGGGTAACATAAGAGGCAAAGATTGGAGGATCCAGACAAACATTTATGGCAATGGCAGCACTAGTGCCGGCAGAGAAGAGAGATACAGCCTCTGGTTCGATCCCTCTGATGATTTCCATCAGTATAGCATTCTCTGGACTAATTCTCAGATCAT attttacGTGGACAGCATTCCAATTAGAGAGGTTAAGAGAACAGAATCTATGGGAGGAGATTTCCCTTCCAAGCCAATGTCTCTGTATGCAACGATATGGGATGGGTCTGATTGGGCTACTAATGGAGGCAAATATAGAGTGAATTACAAATACGCCCCTTATGTCGCTGAATTTTCCGACCTTGTTCTGCACGGGTGTGCTGTCGATCCTGTGGAGCAGTTTCCAAGATGCGATAATACAGAGAGTTCTCAGGCGATCCCCACCGGTGTCACACCAGTGCAGAGAATTAAGATGGAGAGCTTTAGGGCCAAGTTTATGACATACTCTTATTGCTATGACCGGGTTCGGTACAGGGCTCCCCCATCAGAGTGTGTGATCAATGCCAAAGAAGCAGACCGACTCAAATCTTACGATCCTGTTACTTTTGGCGGAGGCCGGCGCCACCACGGGAAACGACACCACCGTAGTCGGTCAAGTCATGCCGAAGTCATTTCCATTTAA